Within the Stenotrophomonas maltophilia genome, the region CCTGTGAAACCGGGGTGGGAAGGACAATTGTGACGGCGGCCGTCCGTGCCGTCCATTCCGGGAGGGCCGACGCGGGCGCGCGGCAACCTCTATAATGACCGGATGCCCCGCGAGTCTTCCCCCGATTCCCACCACGAGCACGGCATCGCCGTGGAGCCCGCGCGCCCGGAAGTGGCGCCGCCGCCGTTCTACCAGGTCATGCTGCTCAACGACGACTACACCCCGATGGATTTCGTGGTGGACGTGCTGCAGCAGTTCTTCAACATGGACCTGGACAAGGCGACGCAGGTGATGCTGCATGTCCATACCCGCGGTCGCGGCGTCTGTGGCGTGTTCACCCGCGAAGTGGCCGAAACCAAGGTCGGCCAGGTCAACGAGTATTCACGGATGAACCAGCATCCGCTGCTGTGCACGATGGAAAAGGCCTGACCGGCCTCTTGTAGAGCCGAGCCCATGCTCGGCTACAGCGGGATCACCCCTCCGCCAGCGCCTCCAGCGCCATCGCCGCGACCGTCTCGTCGATATCGGCCGGGTCGCCATCATTGCGGAACCATACGGCCGACAGCCCGGCGCTGGCAGCGATCCAGCGCAGCAGGCGCGTGCGATCCAGCTCCGCCAGGGCGCTGACCTCGGTCACCCGGGCCGCAAAGCGCTCCGGCCGGGTCGCGACGTGGATGCCGGGACCGCACAGGTCGGGATTGCTGAACAGCGTGGTGTAGTCGAACGCGCGATCACCGATCAGCCGTTTCGGGTCGATCGCCAGCCAGCCGCGCGTGCCGAAGTCGAGCACGTTGTCGTGGTGCAGGTCACCGTGCAGCGGCCGGACCTCCTGTTCGTCCTCCAGCAGCGCGACCGCCAGCGATCTGCACTGTTCCAGCAGTGGCGGCAGCGAGCCCCTTGGCTGCAGCAGGTCGGCGAACCATGTAGGCAGGCAGACCAGCTCCGCTGGCGGTGCGCTCCGTGGCCGGTGCAGCCGCTGCAGGACCTGGCACAGGATCGTGGTACAGGTGCTGTCATCGCCGCCGATCGAGCGCTCCCGCAGCGATTGGCCGCCGGCGCGCTCGATCAGGATGGCCGGCCCCTCGTGCGCCAGCAGGCGCGCGGCACCGTCGCCGTCCCACCAGCGCAGCAGGCGATGGCTGTTCTGTTCTTCGGTTTCACTGCTGATCTTCAGCATTGCCGGCAGGTCGTCGGCGGTCAGTACCGGCCAGAGCCGGGCGTGCGGGGTACGGATGGCGGGACCATCACGTCGCAATCGCCAGCGGCTCAGGTAGGGTTCGCTCATGGGTGGGCTGTCCGGGAGTGAATGAAGATCAAGCAATCCGCACTGCTAACGCCATCTGAACGCAGCAATCCGCTAGGGTGATGGAAATCGCGTAGTCAGGCCGCATATTGTCCCCATCTGCCGCCGGAGTAATCCATGTTCAGCAAAGACCTCGAACACACCATCGGCCAGTGCTACAAGCGCGCCCGTGAGGCCCGGCATGAGTTCATGACGGTCGAACACCTGCTGCTGGCACTGCTCGACAACCCGTCCGCCCAGGCCGTACTGAAGGCCTGTGGTGCCGATGCCGACCGCCTGCGCCAGGAGCTGGAGCAGGCCATCGAGGCCTCCGTGTCCCGCCTGGCGGAAGACGATGGCCGCGACACCCAGCCGACGCTGGGCTTCCAGCGCGTGCTGCAGCGGGCCGTGTACCACGTGCAGTCCTCGGGCAAGAAGGAGGTCACCGGCGCCAATGTGCTGGTCGCCATCTTCGGCGAGAAGGACTCCCATGCCGTCTACTACCTCAACCAGCAGGACGTGACCCGCCTGGACGTGGTCAACTACCTGTCCCATGGCATCGCCAAGCTGGGCGAGGAGGGCGAACAGCCTTCCTCCGAAGGCGAGAGCCGGGCCGAGGGCGGGGAGGGCGAGCCGAAGGGGGATGCCCTGACCGAGTTCGCCAGCAACCTCAACGAGCAGGCCCGGGCCGGACGCATCGACCCGCTGGTCGGGCGTGCCGACGAGATCGAGCGGACCATCCAGGTCCTGTGCCGCCGTCGCAAGAACAACCCGCTCTACGTGGGCGAGGCCGGCGTCGGCAAGACCGCGATCGCCGAAGGCCTGGCCCGGCGCATCGTCGAGGGCTCGGTGCCGGAGGTGCTGGCCGATGCCGTCATCTATTCGCTCGACCTGGGCGCACTGGTGGCCGGCACCAAGTACCGTGGCGACTTCGAGAAGCGCCTGAAGAGCGTGCTGACGGCCCTGAAGAAGGTGCCCAATGCCGTGCTGTTCATCGACGAGATCCACACCATCATCGGTGCCGGTTCGGCGTCGGGCGGCACCATGGATGCGTCCAACCTGATCAAGCCGGCGCTGGCGTCGGGCGAGCTGCGCTGCATCGGCTCGACCACGTTCCAGGAGTACCGCGGCATCTTCGAGAAGGATCGCGCCCTGGCGCGCCGCTTCCAGAAGATCGACATCGTCGAGCCGACCGTGGGTGAGACCTACGAGATCCTGCAGGGCCTGAAGGGCAAGTACGAAGCCCACCACGGCGTGACGTACTCCGACGAGGCGCTGCAGGCCGCGGTGGACCTGTCGGTCAAGCATATCGGTGACCGCCTGCTGCCGGACAAGGCCATCGACGTGATCGACGAGGCAGGTGCGCGCCAGCGGCTGCTGCCGGAGGACCAGCGCAAGGAACTGATCGACGTGGAGGAAGTGGAGGCCATCATTGCCAAGATGGCGCGCATCCCGACCAAGCAGGTCAGCGCCACCGACAAGGATGTGCTGCAGCACCTGGAGCGCAACCTGAAGATGGTGATCTTCGGCCAGGACCCGGCCATCGAGACCCTGTCGTCGGCGATCAAGCTGGCGCGCTCGGGCCTGGGCAATCCGGAGAAGCCGATCGGCAACTTCCTGTTTGCCGGCCCGACCGGTGTCGGCAAGACCGAGGTGACCAAGCAGCTGGCCCTGCAGCTGGGCATCGAGCTGGTCCGCTTCGACATGTCCGAGTACATGGAGCCGCATTCGATCAGCCGCCTGATCGGTGCGCCCCCGGGATACGTCGGCTTCGACCAGGGCGGCCTGCTGACCGAGAAGATCGTCAAGACGCCGCATTGCGTGCTGCTGCTGGACGAAATCGAGAAGGCGCACCCGGACATCTTCAACATCCTGCTGCAGGTCATGGACCGGGGCGTGCTGACCGACACCAACGGACGTGAAGCGAACTTCAAGAACGTGGTGCTGGTGATGACCACCAATGCCGGCGCGGCCCAGGCCTCGCGGCGTTCGATCGGCTTCACCAAGCAGGACCACGCCACCGACGCGATGGAGACCATCCGCCGCAGCTTCACCCCGGAATTCCGCAACCGCCTCGATGCGGTGGTGCAGTTCCAGGCGCTGGGCTTCGAGCACATCCTGCGTGTGGTGGACAAGTTCCTGATCGAGCTGGAGATGCTGCTGCAGGAGAAGCACGTCAGCCTGTCGGCCACGCCGACCGCGCGCGACTGGCTGGCCCACCATGGCTTCGACCCGCTGATGGGCGCCCGTCCGATGGCCCGCGTGATCCAGGACAAGATCAAGCGTCCGCTGGCCGACGAACTGCTGTTCGGCAAGCTGGTCAACGGCGGCAAGGTCAGCATCGATGTCCGCGACGACGAACTGGTGGTCGAGACCCAGGCCGAGCCGGAGCGGCTGCTGCCGGCCACGGTGGAGTGAGCTGACGCCACGGGCTGTGGCGTGAAGGACTGGAAAGGGCAAGGGCGGCTTCGGCCGCCCTTGTCGATTACGGGGGGGGGTGTTCAGGGTGCAGGTGGGATCTGCCACGCCCCTGTGGCGCGCAGTTCGCACAGAGCGTCGGATGGAACGACCTCGACCTTCCAGTCGAGGCGATCGGCCGATGCTGCCTGCAAGACGAAGGAGGCCAGGCGGGCGCGCGAGCAGTCTGTCCATAGCCAGTTGACAATGAGCCGGGTACGCCCGGCCGCGTCCAGCTGGAACAGTTGAGCGTTGGCGGCAGGATTTCCTGTGTCCGGAGCCTGTCCGGCAGGAGGATTGGCCAGGTCGATCGTCCAGGCCAGGACGGTGCCATCGGCCGCATTCCGTGCGTGGCTGGCCAGCATGGCGTCGAGGATGGGCGCGACGGATGAGGTGGTCGCGTCTGCCGTCGCGTCGTCCAGGCGACGCCGACAGCGTTCCGGCGTGGCTTCCAGTACCACATATCGACCATGGAAATGGGCGAGCCAATCGTCTGCTGCGTGCAGGTGGTCTGCCGCCGGCAACGACAGTGTCCAGCGCCGCCGCCCGTCCGTACCGGTCACGAAGCTGGCGCCGCGCTCGCTCCAGCGTCGCTCCAGGGTCTCCGGTGCAACTGTGGTGGAGACCACCAGCAAGGTGTCGCAGCGGTCGCGCCGCTCAAGCAGGGTCATGCTGTGGATCGGTCCGGCGAAGGCTGCGTCCTTGCCGCTTGTCCAGCTTCGCAGCGGGTTGGTGTCCGGGTTCTGCTCGGAGAACGACCGGTAGTGCAGCTCGTCCAGGCTGTCGACCGGTGCGATTGCGGCGGTTGCCGCGAGCATTGCCGGCAGCTCCGCAAGTGTGCCTGCAGGTGGTGTGGGGGCGGCGGCCAGGGAGGCGGCCAGGCCCAGGATGAGGAGGGCAGGCGGCGTGGGCATGTTGATCACACATCAATGCCGCATGGAGCGGCGAGCGTGCCATGCTGCGGGCGGGGCACGGGGCGGGCCATGCAATGAGTTGCAAACGTGCGCCACCGATGTCAGTCGGAATTTCCAGCGCCCACGACAAAGCGCCAGCAGCAAGGCCGGCCCTGTCTGAGTCAGGAGAAGCATGTCGGCCTGCCGGCCACGGTGGAGTGAGCTGACGCCACGGGCTGTGGCGTGAAGGACTGGAAAGGGCAAGGGCGGCTTCGGCCGCCCTTGTGCTGTCAGGTGTCAGCGGCTGCGACGGCGCGCTTCGCGCGTGAACCGCTCGGCATCGATCGGCTCGATGCGCGCCACCTCGCAGGAGCCGCGACCGGTGTCCAGCTTGCTTCGGCCCTCGCTGCACAGCGTGTCAGCCTCCTTGCCGTCGGTCGTGAAGCCGAGGCGGGTGGCCCGCACGGCGGAAGGGCAGCTGTTGCGGAAATGCACGACATAGTGCGCTTCGCCGGAGCGGAGCAGGATGTTCCTGTCGGCACTGGCGCGAACGATCTGCTGTTCGCCGGACAGCGGCACGCACTGCGCCGCCGGGGTGTCGGCCGCATGGGCGGACGGGGCCAGCAGGGCGATGGCGGACAAGACCAAGGGGGCGAGCAGGGAAGTGAGGTTCATGGCGGGGCAGGGGTGGCGATCCGGAGTGGATCGGATCCCAGAATGCTGCCGCTGTCGCAACTGCGAATCTGCCGCAAGCAGGGCTGACTGACGCCATGGTGAGATCGGTCACGATGACCTCCGGCAGGGCCGGAGAGCGGGCATGACAAAAGGCCAGCAACCCAGGCTGGCCTTGTCGAAGTGGCGCGACGCGCCGACCGCTTACTTCATGCGGTAGGTGATGCGACCCTTGGTCAGGTCGTACGGGGTCATTTCAACCTTGACCCGGTCACCGGTGAGGATGCGGATGTAGTTCTTGCGCATGCGGCCGGAGATGTGGGCGATGATCTCGTGCCCATTTTCCAGACGAACGCGGAAAGTGGTGTTCGGCAGCGTCTCGCTGACGGTGCCCTCGAACTCGATGGAATCGTCTTTCGACATGTAGTCCTGTGCGGTTCAGAAAACGGCCACGCTGGGCCTAAGGCGCAGTATTTTACGCGGGACGCGGCCGGCTTGCAAAGTTTATGTTAACCCCCCGCCAGGACGCGGGCCGGCAAGCGGCCCATGTGCCGGGTCCACGGGCCTTCACGCCCCGGGCAGCGCACGGCCTGCCGCACGTGGTCCAGAAACGCGGCGCGTGGCAGGTGCACCGCACCCATCCGCAGCAGATGCGGATTCTCCACCTGTGCATCGATCAGTTCCCAGCCCCAGCCATGCAGGGTGGCCGCCAGCGCGGCCAGCGCGATCTTGGAGCCGCCGCTGGCGCCGCTGAACATGCTTTCGCCGAAGAACACCGTACCGATGGCCACGCCATAGATGCCACCGACCAGGGTCTGCCGGTCCCAGACCTCGACGGAATGGGCGAACCCGAGGTCGTGCAGCCGGCTGTAGGCCTCGACCATTGCCGGGCTGATCCAGGTGCCGTCCTGTCCGGGGCGCGGCGCGGCAGCACAGGCGCGCATCACCTGGCTGAAGGCGGTGTCGGCAGTCACCTCCCAGTGGCTGCCGCGCAGCTGGCGGCGGAAGCGGCTGGACAGGTGTACGCCGGAGGTGCGGAACACCATGCGTGGGTCCGGTGACCACCACAGGATCGGCTCGCCGTCGCTGAACCACGGGAAGATGCCGCCGGCATAGGCATTCAACAGGCGTGCAGGATGCAGGTCGCCGCCTACGGCCAGCAGGCCGTCGGGACTGCGCAGCGCGGTTTCAGCGGGCGGGAAGGGGGCGTCCGGCGCATCGTCCAGGCGCCAGGGCAATTGACGGGTCATGCCGGGAGTGTAGCGATGCCGGCGCATCCATTCTGCGGCGGCGCTAGTCCTGCGTGCGGAACGGGCTGTGTTGCTGCAACGTCTGCTCATAGCGCCGCACGTCCCTGCGCTCCTGCCGGCACCAGTCCTGCAGAGCTTCTGCGAAATCCGCATCGGCCACCCAGTGCCGGCTGCGCACCCGCGTCGGCAGGAAGCCGCGCGCCAGCTTGTGTTCGCCCTGTGCGCCGGGCTCGAAGCGGGTCAGGCCTTCGCGCAGGCAGTACTCGATGCCCTGGTAGTAGCAGGCCTCGAAGTGCAGGCCAGGCAGGGTAGCGCCACCCCAGTAGCGGCCATACAGCGTGTCGCCCCCACGCAGGCACAGGGCGCCGGCAATCGGTTCGCCGTCCTGTTCGGCCAGGAACATCACCAGGCCGCGCCCGAGGCTGCTGGCCAGGTGGCGCAGGAAGGGCTCGGTGAGCGCCGGTGCATTGCCGTACTCGACGAAGGTCTGCAGGTAGAAACGGTACATCGCCTGCAGGTCGGCACGGCTGGCCTCATCGCCGTGCACGACGCGGAAGCCGATGCCCTGGCGGGTGACCCTGGCGCGCTCCTGGCGGATGTTCTTGCGGTGCTTGTGGTCCATGGCGCCAAGGAACTGATCGAACGTCGTCCAGTCGCCCGGGTTCTGCCACTGGAACTGGATGTCCTCGCGCAACAGCCAGTCATCGCCGAACAGCGCTTCATCCGCTGCGGTGTGGAAGTTGATATGCGCCGAGGACACGCCCAGCGTGGGCAGCGCCCCGCGCAGGGCCGACAGCACGCGCGCGCGGGCTGGATCGTCCCGGGCCAGCAGCCGCGGCCCGGTCACCGGCGAGTACGGCACGGCGCCGAGCCATTTCGGGTAGTAGTCGCGGCCATGCCGGGCATAGGCATTGGCCCAGGCGTGGTCGAACACGAACTCGCCGTGGGAGTTGGTCTTCAGGTAGCCGGGAATCGCCGCGACCAGGACGTCGCCCTCCCACAGGGTGAAATGCCATGCCTGCCAGCCCCAATCCCCGCGCAGGCAACCGTGGGCTTCGAGTCCGGCCAGGAAGGCGTAGCTGACGAAGGGATTGCGGCCATCATGCAGCGCGTCCCAGTCGGTGGCGGTAACGGACTGCAGCGAGTCGAGGAAACGGGGGGAGGGCATGGGCCAAGGATAGGTCAGAAGAAAACAGAAAGGCCGGCGCTTCCGCGCCGGCCCCCAGGATCAGTCATGGCGTGGAGCAATCTTCAGCCGGCCTTGCCCTGTGCATCCAGATAGCGCTCGGCATCCAGTGCGGCCATGCAGCCGAAGCCGGCGGAGGTGATGGCCTGCCGATAGTGCTGGTCGGCCACGTCGCCCGCGGCGAACACGCCTTCCACCGAGGTCTGGGTGGCGTTGCCGCCCAGGCCCGAGCGGATTTCCAGGTAGCCGTTGTTCATCGCCAGCTGGCCATCGAACAGGGTGGTGTTCGGGTGATGACCGATGGCCACGAAGAAGCCGTGCGCGTCGATGTCGCGGGTGCTGCCGTCCAGGGTGGACTTCACGCGCACACCGGTCACGCCGGCATCGTTGCCCAGCACTTCCTCGACCTGGTGGTGCCAGACGGTTTCGATCTTGCCGGCCGCGACCTTGGCGAACAGCTTGTCCTGCATGATCTTTTCCGCCTTGAGGGTGTCGCGGCGGTGGACCAGGTAGACCTTGCGGGCGATGTTGGACAGGTACAGGGCCTCTTCCACCGCAGTGTTGCCACCGCCGACCACGACCACGTCCTGGTCACGGTAGAAGAACCCGTCGCAGGTGGCGCAGGCGGACACGCCGCGGCCCTTGAAGGCCTCTTCGGTCGGGATGCCCAGGTACTTGGCGGTGGCGCCGGTGGCGATGATCAGGGCGTCACAGGTGTATTCGTGACTGTCGCCGATCAGCCGGAACGGGCGCTGGGACAGGTCGGCGGTGTGGATGTGGTCGAAGATGACCTCGGTCTCGAAGCGCTCGGCGTGAGCCTGCATGCGCGCCATCAGGTCCGGGCCCATCAGGCCATGGGCGTCACCCGGCCAGTTGTCGACCTCGGTCGTGGTCATCAGCTGACCGCCCTGCTGCAGGCCGGTGATGACGACCGGCTTCAGGTTGGCGCGGGCG harbors:
- the infA gene encoding translation initiation factor IF-1, whose product is MSKDDSIEFEGTVSETLPNTTFRVRLENGHEIIAHISGRMRKNYIRILTGDRVKVEMTPYDLTKGRITYRMK
- a CDS encoding APH(6) family putative aminoglycoside O-phosphotransferase codes for the protein MSEPYLSRWRLRRDGPAIRTPHARLWPVLTADDLPAMLKISSETEEQNSHRLLRWWDGDGAARLLAHEGPAILIERAGGQSLRERSIGGDDSTCTTILCQVLQRLHRPRSAPPAELVCLPTWFADLLQPRGSLPPLLEQCRSLAVALLEDEQEVRPLHGDLHHDNVLDFGTRGWLAIDPKRLIGDRAFDYTTLFSNPDLCGPGIHVATRPERFAARVTEVSALAELDRTRLLRWIAASAGLSAVWFRNDGDPADIDETVAAMALEALAEG
- a CDS encoding GNAT family N-acetyltransferase yields the protein MPSPRFLDSLQSVTATDWDALHDGRNPFVSYAFLAGLEAHGCLRGDWGWQAWHFTLWEGDVLVAAIPGYLKTNSHGEFVFDHAWANAYARHGRDYYPKWLGAVPYSPVTGPRLLARDDPARARVLSALRGALPTLGVSSAHINFHTAADEALFGDDWLLREDIQFQWQNPGDWTTFDQFLGAMDHKHRKNIRQERARVTRQGIGFRVVHGDEASRADLQAMYRFYLQTFVEYGNAPALTEPFLRHLASSLGRGLVMFLAEQDGEPIAGALCLRGGDTLYGRYWGGATLPGLHFEACYYQGIEYCLREGLTRFEPGAQGEHKLARGFLPTRVRSRHWVADADFAEALQDWCRQERRDVRRYEQTLQQHSPFRTQD
- the clpA gene encoding ATP-dependent Clp protease ATP-binding subunit ClpA gives rise to the protein MFSKDLEHTIGQCYKRAREARHEFMTVEHLLLALLDNPSAQAVLKACGADADRLRQELEQAIEASVSRLAEDDGRDTQPTLGFQRVLQRAVYHVQSSGKKEVTGANVLVAIFGEKDSHAVYYLNQQDVTRLDVVNYLSHGIAKLGEEGEQPSSEGESRAEGGEGEPKGDALTEFASNLNEQARAGRIDPLVGRADEIERTIQVLCRRRKNNPLYVGEAGVGKTAIAEGLARRIVEGSVPEVLADAVIYSLDLGALVAGTKYRGDFEKRLKSVLTALKKVPNAVLFIDEIHTIIGAGSASGGTMDASNLIKPALASGELRCIGSTTFQEYRGIFEKDRALARRFQKIDIVEPTVGETYEILQGLKGKYEAHHGVTYSDEALQAAVDLSVKHIGDRLLPDKAIDVIDEAGARQRLLPEDQRKELIDVEEVEAIIAKMARIPTKQVSATDKDVLQHLERNLKMVIFGQDPAIETLSSAIKLARSGLGNPEKPIGNFLFAGPTGVGKTEVTKQLALQLGIELVRFDMSEYMEPHSISRLIGAPPGYVGFDQGGLLTEKIVKTPHCVLLLDEIEKAHPDIFNILLQVMDRGVLTDTNGREANFKNVVLVMTTNAGAAQASRRSIGFTKQDHATDAMETIRRSFTPEFRNRLDAVVQFQALGFEHILRVVDKFLIELEMLLQEKHVSLSATPTARDWLAHHGFDPLMGARPMARVIQDKIKRPLADELLFGKLVNGGKVSIDVRDDELVVETQAEPERLLPATVE
- the trxB gene encoding thioredoxin-disulfide reductase, which codes for MSTSLPSRHQRLVILGSGPAGWTAAVYAARANLKPVVITGLQQGGQLMTTTEVDNWPGDAHGLMGPDLMARMQAHAERFETEVIFDHIHTADLSQRPFRLIGDSHEYTCDALIIATGATAKYLGIPTEEAFKGRGVSACATCDGFFYRDQDVVVVGGGNTAVEEALYLSNIARKVYLVHRRDTLKAEKIMQDKLFAKVAAGKIETVWHHQVEEVLGNDAGVTGVRVKSTLDGSTRDIDAHGFFVAIGHHPNTTLFDGQLAMNNGYLEIRSGLGGNATQTSVEGVFAAGDVADQHYRQAITSAGFGCMAALDAERYLDAQGKAG
- the clpS gene encoding ATP-dependent Clp protease adapter ClpS — translated: MPRESSPDSHHEHGIAVEPARPEVAPPPFYQVMLLNDDYTPMDFVVDVLQQFFNMDLDKATQVMLHVHTRGRGVCGVFTREVAETKVGQVNEYSRMNQHPLLCTMEKA
- the aat gene encoding leucyl/phenylalanyl-tRNA--protein transferase; this encodes MTRQLPWRLDDAPDAPFPPAETALRSPDGLLAVGGDLHPARLLNAYAGGIFPWFSDGEPILWWSPDPRMVFRTSGVHLSSRFRRQLRGSHWEVTADTAFSQVMRACAAAPRPGQDGTWISPAMVEAYSRLHDLGFAHSVEVWDRQTLVGGIYGVAIGTVFFGESMFSGASGGSKIALAALAATLHGWGWELIDAQVENPHLLRMGAVHLPRAAFLDHVRQAVRCPGREGPWTRHMGRLPARVLAGG